From Segatella copri, the proteins below share one genomic window:
- a CDS encoding DUF4248 domain-containing protein yields MEDFINRTYTKKELGLMYFPESMPRTAVNHLMSWIRRCQPLWDELQEMGYEKTCKSFTPKQVKAIFDNLGEPG; encoded by the coding sequence ATGGAAGATTTTATAAACCGCACGTATACGAAGAAGGAACTGGGACTGATGTACTTTCCTGAGAGTATGCCACGCACGGCCGTGAATCATCTTATGAGTTGGATTCGGCGTTGCCAACCGCTCTGGGATGAATTGCAGGAGATGGGGTATGAAAAGACTTGCAAGTCGTTCACGCCCAAGCAGGTGAAGGCTATTTTCGATAACCTCGGGGAACCGGGATAA
- a CDS encoding IS3 family transposase — protein MLSHEYPVKDICKMMGVSRSGYYKWLRREPSSREINREFMVGVVEDIHSEHPTHGYRWVAAYIRINLQLSISDNFSYKCFQYLGIQSQTRHKIHYKPRKVKDKYPNLIYSTWDTVDRPRQVIVSDMTVIKYSWFFFELTMYFDVFTKEILTWHVAERRGHRDQYIDGLNDVINLLKGTDEPTVLHTDQGSVYASLAYNELIKDTLIVRSMSRAGKPTDNPVNESLNGWIKEELFIDFKIETCNSREEFEEALDAYVDYYNEKRPCCAIGYDTPNNYRKRFYKGELPRKDTFGKREANATPKFVTERKKMAGNEKNKE, from the coding sequence ATGCTATCGCACGAGTATCCTGTCAAGGATATCTGCAAGATGATGGGAGTAAGTCGGTCGGGGTATTACAAGTGGCTTAGAAGAGAGCCTTCATCCCGTGAGATCAATCGTGAGTTCATGGTGGGTGTGGTTGAGGACATACACTCGGAACACCCAACACATGGCTACAGGTGGGTGGCGGCGTACATAAGAATCAATTTACAGTTGAGTATCAGCGACAATTTCTCTTATAAATGCTTCCAATATCTTGGTATTCAGTCACAAACGAGACACAAGATACATTACAAACCACGTAAGGTAAAGGATAAGTACCCCAACCTCATTTATTCCACGTGGGACACGGTAGACAGACCTCGACAAGTTATCGTCTCTGACATGACAGTCATCAAATACTCTTGGTTCTTCTTTGAGTTGACCATGTATTTCGATGTCTTTACGAAAGAAATCCTAACGTGGCATGTGGCTGAGAGACGTGGACATAGAGACCAGTACATTGATGGGCTAAATGATGTCATCAACCTGTTGAAGGGCACAGATGAGCCAACTGTTCTTCATACGGACCAAGGTAGCGTGTATGCTTCACTCGCCTATAATGAGCTGATAAAGGACACGTTGATTGTGAGGTCTATGTCCAGGGCAGGAAAGCCTACAGACAACCCTGTGAACGAATCCCTCAACGGATGGATAAAAGAGGAATTGTTCATAGACTTCAAGATTGAGACATGTAATTCAAGAGAGGAGTTCGAGGAGGCCTTGGACGCATACGTGGATTATTACAATGAGAAAAGACCATGTTGTGCTATCGGCTATGATACGCCAAATAATTACAGGAAGAGGTTTTATAAAGGGGAGCTTCCAAGAAAGGACACTTTTGGGAAGCGAGAGGCTAATGCTACACCGAAGTTCGTCACAGAACGGAAGAAAATGGCTGGAAATGAGAAAAATAAAGAATAA
- a CDS encoding helix-turn-helix domain-containing protein — protein MAKHLNPLEKEFLIRKFKGNSKVKLGDFCRANNVSETSFKKWLKQYEEAGIEGLARADAEIGNILPEGIDKTKEGYKREILRLRIENERLKKKYLVRQNEDGQTEYVRLKMKSSK, from the coding sequence ATGGCAAAGCATTTAAATCCATTGGAAAAGGAGTTCTTGATTCGTAAGTTCAAGGGAAACTCCAAAGTTAAGCTCGGTGATTTCTGCAGGGCAAACAATGTCTCGGAAACTTCTTTTAAGAAGTGGCTGAAGCAATATGAAGAAGCAGGCATAGAGGGGTTGGCTCGTGCTGATGCTGAGATTGGGAACATACTTCCTGAGGGCATTGACAAAACCAAGGAGGGGTATAAGCGAGAAATCCTACGCTTGCGTATTGAGAATGAACGGCTCAAAAAAAAATATCTGGTGAGGCAGAACGAGGATGGGCAAACGGAGTATGTTCGTTTAAAAATGAAGAGTTCAAAATAG